The Metabacillus schmidteae genome has a segment encoding these proteins:
- a CDS encoding amidohydrolase, whose translation MKSTLFKQATVYPITSPPIYETDVLVENGKIKTIGKNLEPIESTEIIICKDKYLFPGFIDVHTHLGLYDEGTGWAGNDANETIEPITPHIRALDGVHPLDPAFKDAIKYGITTAHVMPGSANVIGGTTSVIKTYGINVSKMILQETAGLKIALGENPKRMHSHGNKESITRMGIMGMLREAFYQAKYSDDKEDFRSIPIKKALKREIPVRIHAHRADDIMSAIRLAEEFSLDYRIEHCTEGHLIADELIGKQAKVCVGPTLTRRSKIELKNKTWETYQALSERGVEVSITTDHPYTPIQYLNLCASLAVREGFDEQKALEGITITAARNLRIDERVGSIEVGKDADLVIWNYHPFHYLAKPELTMINGDIVYRK comes from the coding sequence ATGAAATCAACACTTTTTAAACAAGCAACCGTTTATCCTATAACCTCTCCTCCTATTTATGAGACAGATGTTCTTGTTGAAAACGGGAAAATTAAAACAATCGGAAAAAATTTAGAGCCAATTGAATCAACAGAAATAATTATATGTAAAGATAAATACCTATTCCCCGGCTTTATTGATGTTCACACACACTTAGGTCTCTATGATGAAGGAACTGGCTGGGCAGGCAATGATGCAAATGAAACAATCGAGCCCATTACCCCACACATCCGGGCACTAGATGGTGTCCATCCTCTGGACCCGGCATTTAAAGATGCTATTAAATATGGAATTACAACCGCACATGTGATGCCTGGAAGTGCAAATGTAATCGGAGGAACCACTTCTGTTATTAAGACATATGGTATTAATGTTTCAAAGATGATACTGCAGGAAACCGCAGGACTTAAAATAGCTCTTGGAGAAAATCCTAAACGGATGCATAGTCATGGTAATAAGGAATCCATTACTAGAATGGGCATAATGGGAATGCTGAGAGAGGCGTTTTACCAGGCAAAGTATTCTGATGATAAAGAGGATTTTCGTTCAATTCCTATTAAAAAAGCACTGAAGCGGGAAATTCCGGTACGAATCCATGCCCACAGAGCAGATGATATTATGAGTGCAATTCGATTGGCAGAGGAATTCAGCTTAGACTATCGAATTGAGCATTGCACAGAGGGACATCTTATTGCAGATGAATTAATAGGGAAACAAGCCAAAGTATGTGTTGGACCAACATTAACCCGCAGATCAAAGATTGAATTAAAGAATAAAACATGGGAAACCTACCAGGCCCTTTCTGAGAGAGGTGTCGAAGTCTCTATCACTACCGACCATCCTTACACTCCGATTCAATACTTAAATCTATGTGCATCTCTAGCAGTGAGAGAAGGCTTTGACGAACAAAAAGCTTTGGAAGGAATCACAATTACAGCCGCACGTAATCTGAGAATTGATGAAAGAGTTGGTAGTA